Part of the Acaryochloris thomasi RCC1774 genome, AGCATCAGCCGCATTCAAAGTAAACAACACGGGAACGCTTTGCATGACATTCAAGGCTAGGTAACGAGAGAGAATGCGCCAAGGGGACGCCCCCAAAGACTGAGCCGCCTCCACAAACAATTCCGCCTTGATGCTCACCGTATGATTGCGCACGACCCGGTAATACTTGGGGATATAGGCAATGCTTAATGCTAGGGCAGCATTGAGAGTCCCTCGACCGACAGCGAAGGCAAATGTCACCGCCAACAACAGATTTGGCAGCGTGCTCATTGTATCCATCAAAAACAGAAGAGCGAGATCAAGCCTGCCGCCCAAATAGCCGCTGAGCAACCCTAAGAACACACCGACCGACAAACTCAAAAGCGTTGCTTTTAAGACAACATCAAAGGCAGCGCGCGAGCCAAAGACAGTTCGGGCAAAGACATCATGCCCTTCGCGATCTGTTCCAAACCAATGCTGAGCAGAGGGGGAAGCGTGAGGGACATTGTAGGCGTCCCCATTGCGAAAGATAGTGGGGTCTTGAAGCCAGCCCCAATCTTGAAACGTGGGAGACAATATGGCGACAAGGGCAAAAACCAGCGTGATCACCAACCCTAGAGCCATAAATTGCACAGAAAGGCTCGGATTCTGCAAAAAGCTCTCCGCTTTTAGCCAAGGCTTCTTAGCAGCGGTCATAAGGTACCATAAGAGAAACTTAGGTAAGAATACAGATTACAAAAAAAGGGTTTTAGTCTATAATCCAGACCAAAACCGGTGTGGTGGCCCAATTGAAACATAATAATATGTCTACTTTGTCACAGGATTCATCGAATCAGTCCGCTGAGGCGCAGAGTGAATCTGCGGCCAAAGCAAAAGATGAACAGCCCATGCTTCAGATCTGGGGCGGCCGCCCTCTGGAGGGGCACGTTCAGGTCAGTGGCGCTAAAAATTCGGCACTGGTCTTAATGACAGGGGCGCTGCTAGCGTCTGAGCCTTGCCGGTTAAGCAATGTTCCGGCCTTGGCTGATATCGCGCGCATGGGTGAGAT contains:
- a CDS encoding ABC transporter permease encodes the protein MTAAKKPWLKAESFLQNPSLSVQFMALGLVITLVFALVAILSPTFQDWGWLQDPTIFRNGDAYNVPHASPSAQHWFGTDREGHDVFARTVFGSRAAFDVVLKATLLSLSVGVFLGLLSGYLGGRLDLALLFLMDTMSTLPNLLLAVTFAFAVGRGTLNAALALSIAYIPKYYRVVRNHTVSIKAELFVEAAQSLGASPWRILSRYLALNVMQSVPVLFTLNAADAIGTLAGLGFLGLGLPKETAEWGHDLSLALTGLSTGIWWTTFFPGFAMTLMIVGLSLIGEGLNEYINPLLRRENWK